One genomic segment of Pagrus major chromosome 13, Pma_NU_1.0 includes these proteins:
- the slc22a6l gene encoding solute carrier family 22 member 6, translating into MAFGDLLELVGATGRFQILHVTLLCIPVLMMASHNLLQNFVASVPHHYCSAHKNLSQSQLSPEETLLITVPVDQTGKLQRCQRYVTPQWHLLVKNGSSSSGEQGDTVDGSDVDLQGCTDGWSFNMTERSSTIISDWDLVCDLRSLKQMGQTVYMGGVLVGALVFGSLSDKYGRRILLLISNLLMAVSGTCAAFSNSFYLFCLFRFGCGMALSGLGLNTFSLIVEWIPTRVRTVVGTITGYCYTLGQLLLAVIAYFIRDWRWLTLAVSLPFYVFFLISWWFHESSRWLVLSNKSEQAITNLKSVANFNGRREEGEKIDIKMLQESMKKEMSGSQGSYSVLDLFRTPTMRSMTVCLSAVWLSTSFAYYGLAMDLQKFGVDIYLIQVIFGAVDIPAKVVITVSMSFIGRRPSQCGALIIAGVTILINLLVPYDKQTVRTCLAVWGKGCLAASFNCCYLYSGELYPTIIRQNGMGWVSMMARVGAMVAPMVLLTGDHIPWLPGLIYGGAPILSGVAALFLPETLGSPLPDTIQDVEDRGSGRRPKMAPKETISLQDTQANLLKQTA; encoded by the exons ATGGCATTTGGTGACCTACTTGAGCTGGTGGGAGCCACGGGACGCTTCCAGATCCTGCATGTGACCCTCCTCTGCATACCCGTCCTGATGATGGCCAGCCACAACCTGCTGCAGAACTTTGTGGCCTCGGTGCCTCATCACTACTGCAGCGCGCACAAAAACCTCTCTCAGTCCCAGCTGAGCCCAGAGGAAACGCTGCTCATCACAGTGCCGGTAGACCAGACGGGGAAGCTTCAGAGGTGCCAGCGTTATGTTACCCCACAATGGCACCTCCTGGTTAAAAATGGGAGCTCCAGTTCAGGGGAGCAGGGTGACACTGTGGACGGTTCGGATGTTGATCTGCAGGGATGCACAGACGGATGGTCCTTTAACATGACTGAGAGGAGCTCCACCATCATATCCGAT tggGATTTGGTGTGCGATTTACGCTCCCTGAAGCAAATGGGACAAACCGTCTACATGGGAGGTGTGCTTGTGGGAGCTCTTGTCTTTGGAAGTCTTTCAGACAA GTATGGCCGACGTATCCTTCTGCTCATCTCTAACCTGCTGATGGCGGTTTCAGGAACATGCGCCGCTTTCTCCAACTCCTTCTATCTCTTCTGCCTGTTCCGCTTTGGTTGTGGCATGGCTCTGTCTGGCCTGGGGCTCAACACCTTCTCACTCA TTGTGGAGTGGATCCCCACTCGTGTGCGGACGGTGGTGGGGACGATAACAGGTTACTGTTACACACTGGGGCAGCTGCTCCTGGCAGTCATAGCTTACTTCATCCGGGACTGGAGGTGGTTGACCCTGGCCGTGTCTCTGCCCTTCTATGTCTTCTTCCTCATTTCATG GTGGTTTCATGAATCTTCAAGATGGTTAGTCCTGAGTAATAAGTCCGAGCAAGCCATCACGAACCTTAAAAGCGTGGCCAATTTTAATGGTCGGCGTGAAGAGGGTGAAAAAATCGACATTAAA ATGCTGCAGGAGTCCATGAAGAAAGAGATGTCCGGTTCGCAGGGTTCCTACTCTGTCCTGGATCTTTTCCGCACACCCACAATGAGGTCTATGACGGTCTGCCTCAGTGCTGTCTG GTTATCGACCAGCTTTGCCTACTATGGTCTCGCTATGGATCTGCAAAAGTTCGGGGTGGACATCTACCTAATCCAAGTGATCTTTGGTGCTGTTGATATCCCAGCTAAAGTCGTCATCACGGTGTCTATGAGTTTCATTGGACGGCGGCCATCACAGTGTGGCGCCCTCATCATCGCAGGAGTCACCATTCTGATCAACCTGCTGGTGCCGTATG ATAAACAGACCGTACGCACCTGTCTGGCTGTGTGGGGTAAAGGTTGTCTCGCTGCCTCCTTTAACTGCTGCTACCTTTACTCCGGAGAACTGTACCCAACCATCATTCG TCAGAATGGCATGGGCTGGGTATCCATGATGGCTCGTGTTGGAGCCATGGTGGCCCCCATGGTGCTTCTCACAGGGGACCACATTCCTTGGCTACCAGGTTTGATCTACGGGGGAGCTCCCATTCTCAGCGGAGTGGCTGCACTATTTCTTCCAGAAACACTTGGCTCACCCCTTCCTGACACAATACAAGACGTGGAGGACAG GGGATCTGGAAGGCGCCCCAAAATGGCACCAAAGGAAACAATCAGCTTGCAGGACACGCAGGCCAACCTCCTGAAGCAGACTGCCTGA
- the pygma gene encoding glycogen phosphorylase, muscle form: MSKPLSDHDRKKQISVRGLAGVENVAELKQNFNRHLHFTLVKDRNVATRRDYYFALAHTVREHLIGRWIRTQQHYYEKDPKRVYYISLEFYMGRALQNTMVNLALENACDEATYQLGLDMEELEDMEEDAGLGNGGLGRLAACFLDSMASLGLAAYGYGIRYEFGIFNQKIVNGWQVEEADDWLRFGNPWEKARPEYMRPVQFYGRTEHHPDGVKWVDAQVVLALPYDTPIPGYRNNVVNTMRLWSAKAPCDFNLKDFNVGGYIQAVLDRNLAENISRVLYPNDNFFEGKELRLKQEYFVVSATLQDIIRRFKVSKFGSREIARTDFSKLPDKVAIQLNDTHPAMAIPELMRVLVDEEKLGWDKAWDICVRTCAYTNHTVLPEALERWPVDLFAHLLPRHLEIVYEINRRHLERVAAKYPGDHDRMRRMSLIEEGGQKRINMAHLCIVGSHAVNGVAQIHSDILKATIFKDFYEMEPKKFQNKTNGITPRRWLVMCNPGLAEVIAERIGEDFIRDLDQLQKLRKFVNDEAFIRDIAKVKQENKLKFAVHLEEHYKVKINPNSMFDVQVKRIHEYKRQLLNCLHIITYYNRIKKEPNKQWTPRTVMIGGKAAPGYHTAKMIIRLITAIGEVVNNDPVVGDRLKVIFLENYRVTLAERAIPASDLSEQISTAGTEASGTGNMKFMLNGALTIGTMDGANVEMAEEAGEDNLFIFGMRVDDVDAMDVKGYHAHEYYNRLPELKQAIDQIAGGFFSPKQHDLFKEIVNMLMHHDRFKVFADYEDYIKCQEKVNALYKNPKEWTKKVIYNIAGCGKFSSDRTISQYAREIWGMEPTLEKLPAPDDKP; encoded by the exons ATGTCTAAACCCTTGTCTGACCACGATAGAAAGAAACAGATCTCAGTGCGAGGCCTCGCCGGCGTTGAGAATGTGGCAGAACTGAAGCAGAACTTCAACAGACATCTCCACTTTACGCTGGTCAAGGACAGAAATGTGGCAACCAGAAGGGATTACTACTTTGCTCTTGCCCACACTGTGCGGGAACACTTGATCGGCAGGTGGATCAGAACCCAGCAGCACTACTATGAGAAAGATCCCAAA CGTGTGTACTACATCTCCCTTGAGTTCTACATGGGCCGCGCTCTCCAGAACACCATGGTGAACCTGGCACTGGAGAACGCCTGTGATGAGGCCACGTACCAG TTGGGTCTGGACATGGAGGAATTGGAGGACATGGAGGAAGACGCTGGTTTGGGAAATGGTGGTCTGGGCCGCCTCGCTG CCTGCTTCTTGGACTCCATGGCTTCACTGGGTCTGGCTGCCTATGGTTACGGCATTCGCTATGAATTTGGTATCTTCAATCAGAAAATTGTCAATGGCTGGCAG GTTGAGGAGGCTGATGATTGGCTGCGTTTTGGTAACCCCTGGGAGAAGGCCCGTCCCGAGTACATGCGTCCAGTGCAATTCTATGGCAGGACCGAGCATCACCCTGATGGCGTCAAATGGGTTGACGCTCAG GTGGTGCTGGCTCTGCCGTATGACACCCCTATCCCCGGCTACAGAAACAATGTTGTCAACACCATGAGGCTGTGGTCTGCGAAGGCACCCTGCGACTTCAACCTCAAAGACT TCAATGTCGGTGGCTACATTCAGGCTGTTTTGGACAGAAACTTGGCTGAGAACATCTCCCGTGTGCTGTATCCCAACGACAAC TTCTTTGAAGGGAAGGAGCTCCGTCTGAAGCAGGAATACTTTGTGGTATCTGCCACCCTGCAAGACATCATCCGTCGTTTCAAGGTCTCTAAGTTTGGCTCCAGGGAGATCGCTCGCACAGACTTCAGCAAACTGCCTGACAAG GTTGCCATCCAGCTGAATGACACTCACCCAGCCATGGCTATTCCTGAGCTGATGAGGGTTCTGGTTGATGAAGAGAAGCTTGGATGGGATAAG GCCTGGGACATCTGCGTGCGCACCTGTGCCTACACCAATCACACCGTCCTTCCTGAAGCTCTGGAGCGCTGGCCAGTCGACCTGTTTGCTCATCTGCTGCCTCGCCACCTAGAAATTGTCTATGAGATCAACCGTCGCCACCTGGAG AGAGTTGCTGCTAAGTATCCTGGTGATCATGACCGCATGCGCCGTATGTCCCTCATTGAGGAGGGCGGACAGAAGAGGATCAACATGGCCCATTTGTGCATCGTCGGTTCCCATGCTGTCAACGGCGTGGCCCAgatccactctgacatcctCAAAGCAACTAT TTTCAAGGACTTCTACGAAATGGAGCCAAAAAAGTTCCAGAACAAGACCAACGGCATCACCCCTCGCCGCTGGCTGGTCATGTGCAACCCCGGGCTGGCTGAGGTCATCGCCGAG AGAATTGGTGAGGACTTCATCCGTGACCTCGACCAGCTGCAGAAACTCCGCAAATTTGTGAACGATGAAGCTTTCATTCGTGATATTGCCAAAGTGAAGCAG GAGAACAAGTTGAAGTTTGCTGTGCACTTGGAGGAGCACTACAAGGTGAAGATCAACCCCAACTCCATGTTCGACGTTCAAGTCAAGAGAATCCATGAATACAAGAGACAGCTGCTCAACTGTCTGCACATCATCACCTACTATAACC GCATCAAGAAGGAGCCTAACAAGCAGTGGACTCCAAGAACTGTCATGATTGGAGGAAAG GCTGCTCCTGGATACCACACCGCCAAGATGATTATCCGTCTGATCACGGCTATTGGCGAGGTGGTCAACAACGATCCCGTGGTCGGAGACCGTCTCAAAGTAATCTTTTTGGAGAACTACAGAGTCACACTGGCAGAGAGAG CCATCCCCGCATCAGACCTGTCAGAGCAGATCTCCACAGCTGGGACTGAGGCCTCTGGCACCGGCAACATGAAGTTTATGCTGAACGGCGCTCTCACCATCGGCACCATGGATGGAGCCAACGTTGAGATGGCTGAGGAGGCCGGCGAGGACAACCTCTTCATCTTTGGCATGAGGGTGGATGATGTCGATGCAATGGACGTGAAAGG ATACCACGCTCATGAGTACTACAACCGCCTGCCAGAGCTGAAACAGGCTATTGACCAGATTGCTGGAGGCTTCTTTAGCCCAAAGCAGCATGACCTGTTTAAAGAAATTGTCAACATGCTGATGCATCATGACAG ATTTAAGGTCTTTGCTGACTATGAAGACTATATTAAATGCCAGGAGAAGGTCAATGCTCTTTACAAG AACCCCAAGGAATGGACCAAGAAGGTGATCTACAACATTGCCGGATGTGGCAAGTTCTCCAGCGATCGCACCATTTCCCAGTATGCTCGTGAGATCTGGGGCATGGAGCCCACACTCGAGAAGCTTCCCGCCCCTGATGACAAGCCCTAA